The Streptomyces europaeiscabiei genome window below encodes:
- a CDS encoding YqgE/AlgH family protein, which translates to MTEVSSLTGRLLVATPALADPNFDRAVVLLLDHDEKGSLGVVLNRPTPVGVADILEGWAELAGEPGVVFQGGPVQLDAALGVAVIPGGGSADRAPLGWRRVHGAIGLVDLETPPELLASALGSLRIFAGYAGWGPGQLEDELVEGAWYVVESEPGDVSSPCPERLWREVLRRQRSELAMVATYPDDASLN; encoded by the coding sequence ATGACCGAGGTGTCCTCGCTCACAGGGCGGCTGCTCGTGGCCACGCCCGCCCTGGCGGACCCGAACTTCGACCGCGCTGTCGTGCTGCTCCTCGACCACGACGAGAAGGGCTCGCTCGGCGTGGTCCTGAACCGGCCGACGCCGGTCGGCGTCGCCGACATCCTGGAGGGCTGGGCGGAACTCGCCGGCGAACCGGGGGTCGTCTTCCAGGGCGGCCCGGTGCAGCTGGACGCGGCGCTGGGGGTGGCGGTGATACCCGGCGGCGGCTCCGCGGACCGGGCCCCGCTCGGCTGGCGGCGCGTGCACGGCGCGATCGGCCTCGTCGACCTGGAGACCCCGCCGGAGCTGCTGGCGTCCGCGCTCGGCTCGCTGCGCATCTTCGCCGGGTACGCGGGCTGGGGCCCCGGCCAGTTGGAGGACGAACTGGTGGAGGGGGCCTGGTACGTCGTCGAGTCCGAACCCGGTGACGTCTCCTCGCCCTGCCCGGAGAGACTCTGGCGCGAGGTCCTGCGCCGCCAGCGCAGCGAACTCGCGATGGTGGCCACGTACCCGGACGACGCTTCGCTCAACTGA
- the murA gene encoding UDP-N-acetylglucosamine 1-carboxyvinyltransferase, whose protein sequence is MTVNGSDDVLLVHGGTPLSGEIRVRGAKNLVPKAMVAALLGSGPSRLRNVPDIRDVRVVRGLLQLHGVTVRPGDEPGELVMDPTNVESANVADIDAHAGSSRIPILFCGPLLHRLGHAFIPGLGGCDIGGRPIDFHFEVLRQFGAKIEKREDGQYLEAPRRLRGTKIQLPYPSVGATEQVLLTAVLAEGVTELANAAIEPEIEDLICVLQKMGAIIAMDTDRTIRITGVDSLGGYNHKALPDRLEAASWASAALATEGDIYIRGAQQRSMMTFLNTYRKVGGAFEIDDEGIRFWHPGGQLKSIALETDVHPGFQTDWQQPLVVALTQATGLSIVHETVYESRLGFTSALNQMGAHIQLYRECLGGSVCRFGQRNFLHSAVVSGPTRLQGADLVIPDLRGGFSYLIAALAAQGTSRVHGIELINRGYENFMEKLMELGAKVELPGKALG, encoded by the coding sequence ATGACCGTCAACGGCTCTGACGACGTACTGCTTGTACACGGCGGCACCCCGCTCAGTGGCGAGATCCGTGTCCGCGGTGCGAAGAACCTCGTACCCAAGGCCATGGTCGCCGCGCTGCTCGGCAGCGGTCCGAGCCGGCTGCGCAACGTGCCCGACATCCGCGACGTGCGGGTCGTGCGCGGGCTGCTGCAGCTGCATGGCGTAACGGTCCGCCCGGGTGACGAGCCGGGCGAGCTGGTGATGGACCCGACGAACGTGGAGAGCGCGAACGTCGCCGACATCGACGCCCACGCGGGCTCGTCGCGCATCCCGATCCTGTTCTGCGGCCCGCTGCTGCACCGGCTCGGCCATGCCTTCATCCCCGGTCTCGGCGGCTGCGACATCGGCGGCCGGCCGATCGACTTCCACTTCGAGGTGCTGCGGCAGTTCGGCGCGAAGATCGAGAAGCGTGAGGACGGGCAGTACCTGGAGGCGCCGCGGCGGCTGCGCGGCACCAAGATCCAGCTGCCGTACCCGTCGGTGGGCGCGACCGAGCAGGTGCTGCTCACGGCCGTCCTCGCGGAGGGCGTGACGGAGCTCGCGAACGCGGCGATCGAGCCGGAGATCGAGGATCTCATCTGCGTCCTGCAGAAAATGGGCGCCATCATCGCGATGGACACCGACCGCACGATCCGCATCACCGGTGTGGACTCGCTCGGCGGCTACAACCACAAGGCGCTCCCGGACCGCCTGGAGGCCGCCTCCTGGGCGTCCGCGGCGCTGGCGACCGAAGGCGACATCTACATCCGGGGCGCCCAGCAGCGCTCGATGATGACGTTCCTGAACACCTACCGCAAGGTGGGCGGTGCCTTCGAGATCGACGACGAGGGCATCCGCTTCTGGCACCCCGGTGGCCAGCTGAAGTCGATCGCGCTGGAGACGGACGTCCACCCCGGCTTCCAGACCGACTGGCAGCAGCCCCTGGTCGTGGCCCTGACGCAGGCCACGGGCCTCTCGATCGTCCACGAGACGGTCTACGAGTCCCGCCTCGGCTTCACGTCCGCGCTGAACCAGATGGGCGCGCACATCCAGCTCTACCGCGAGTGCCTCGGCGGTTCCGTCTGCCGCTTCGGCCAGCGCAACTTCCTGCACTCGGCCGTCGTCTCCGGCCCCACCCGCCTCCAGGGGGCCGACCTGGTCATCCCCGACCTCCGCGGCGGCTTCTCCTACCTCATCGCCGCCCTCGCCGCCCAGGGCACCTCCCGGGTCCACGGCATCGAACTCATCAACCGCGGCTACGAGAACTTCATGGAGAAGCTCATGGAGCTGGGCGCGAAGGTCGAACTGCCGGGCAAGGCACTCGGCTGA
- a CDS encoding HU family DNA-binding protein yields MNRSELVAALADRAEVTRKDADAVLAAFAEVCGDVVAKGDEKVTIPGFLTFERTHRAARTARNPQTGDPIQIPAGYSVKVSAGSKLKEAAKGK; encoded by the coding sequence ATGAACCGCAGTGAGCTGGTGGCCGCGCTGGCCGACCGCGCCGAGGTGACTCGCAAGGACGCCGACGCCGTGCTGGCCGCGTTCGCCGAGGTTTGCGGCGACGTGGTCGCCAAGGGCGACGAGAAGGTCACCATCCCCGGCTTCCTGACCTTCGAGCGCACCCACCGTGCCGCTCGCACCGCTCGTAACCCGCAGACCGGCGACCCGATCCAGATCCCGGCCGGCTACAGCGTGAAGGTCTCCGCGGGCAGCAAGCTCAAGGAAGCGGCCAAGGGCAAGTAA
- a CDS encoding NAD-dependent malic enzyme yields MATAPSVSYSMTVRLEVPASGTAVSQLTGAVESHGGSVTGLDVTASGHEKLRIDVTIAATSTAHADEIVEQLRHIEGVTLGKVSDRTFLMHLGGKIEMASKHPIRNRDDLSMIYTPGVARVCMAIAENPEDARRLTIKRNTVAVVTDGSAVLGLGNIGPMAAMPVMEGKAALFKRFADIDAWPICLDTQDTDEIVTIVKAIAPGFAGINLEDISAPRCFEIEARLREALDIPVFHDDQHGTAIVVLAALTNALRVAGKAIGDIRVVMSGAGAAGTAILKLLIAAGVKNAVVADIHGVVHCDRADLVDAAADSPLRWIADNTNPEGLTGTLKEAVREADVFIGVSAPNVLDGDDVAAMADNAIVFALANPDPEVDPAVARQTAAVVATGRSDFPNQINNVLVFPGVFRGLLDAQSRTVNTEMMLAAATALANVVTEDELNANYIIPSVFNDKVAGAVAGAVREAAKAAASA; encoded by the coding sequence ATGGCAACGGCGCCCAGCGTCTCCTACTCGATGACGGTCCGGCTGGAGGTGCCCGCGAGCGGAACCGCGGTCTCCCAGCTCACCGGAGCCGTCGAGTCCCACGGAGGCTCGGTGACCGGCCTCGACGTGACCGCATCCGGCCACGAGAAGCTCCGCATCGACGTCACCATCGCCGCCACCTCCACCGCGCACGCCGACGAGATCGTCGAGCAGCTGCGCCACATCGAGGGCGTGACGCTCGGCAAGGTCTCCGACCGTACGTTCCTGATGCACCTCGGCGGCAAGATCGAGATGGCGTCGAAGCACCCCATCCGCAACCGTGACGACCTCTCGATGATCTACACGCCGGGCGTGGCCCGTGTCTGCATGGCGATCGCCGAGAACCCCGAGGACGCCCGGCGCCTGACCATCAAGCGCAACACCGTTGCGGTCGTGACGGACGGCTCCGCGGTCCTCGGCCTCGGCAACATCGGCCCGATGGCCGCCATGCCGGTCATGGAGGGCAAGGCGGCCCTCTTCAAGCGCTTCGCCGACATCGACGCCTGGCCGATCTGCCTGGACACCCAGGACACCGACGAGATCGTCACGATCGTCAAGGCGATCGCCCCGGGCTTCGCCGGCATCAACCTCGAGGACATCTCCGCGCCCCGCTGCTTCGAGATCGAGGCCCGCCTGCGCGAGGCCCTCGACATCCCCGTCTTCCACGACGACCAGCACGGCACGGCGATCGTCGTCCTCGCCGCCCTCACCAACGCACTTCGCGTCGCGGGCAAGGCGATCGGGGACATCCGCGTCGTCATGTCGGGCGCCGGCGCGGCCGGTACGGCCATCCTCAAGCTGCTCATCGCCGCCGGTGTGAAGAACGCCGTCGTGGCCGACATCCACGGTGTCGTGCACTGCGACCGCGCCGACCTCGTCGACGCCGCCGCCGACTCGCCGCTGCGCTGGATCGCGGACAACACCAACCCCGAGGGCCTCACGGGCACGCTCAAGGAGGCCGTGCGCGAGGCCGACGTGTTCATCGGTGTCTCCGCCCCGAACGTCCTCGACGGCGACGACGTGGCCGCCATGGCCGACAACGCGATTGTGTTCGCGCTCGCGAACCCCGACCCCGAGGTCGACCCCGCTGTCGCCCGGCAGACGGCGGCTGTCGTGGCCACCGGCCGCTCGGACTTCCCGAACCAGATCAACAACGTGCTGGTCTTCCCGGGCGTCTTCCGCGGTCTTCTCGACGCCCAGTCCCGCACCGTCAACACCGAGATGATGCTCGCCGCGGCGACCGCCCTCGCGAACGTCGTCACCGAGGACGAGCTGAACGCGAACTACATCATCCCGAGCGTCTTCAACGACAAGGTCGCGGGCGCGGTCGCCGGGGCGGTGCGCGAGGCCGCGAAGGCGGCGGCGTCGGCCTGA
- a CDS encoding HelD family protein, protein MAAQVQQETLDSAHDSVREKEIGVEQEHLDRVYRRLEEKIHEAEFLMNDAAQRGQVGTPGALAERDAQVFRAGIHLNRLNNEFEDFLFGRIDLLLGKDGKKGPDGAYTAVEPAEGTVRPDNTADIAETLHIGRIGVLDSDYAPLVIDWRAPAAAPFYRSTPVDPGRVVRRRVIRSKGRKVLGVEDDLMRPELKAFLDGGELPVIGDGALMAALGQARSHTMRDIVASIQAEQDLVIRAPAASVTYVEGGPGTGKTAVALHRAAYLLYQDRRRYAGGILIVSPTPLLVAYTEGVLPSLGEEGQVAIRAIGSLAEDTGGAEATLYDSPAVARAKGSYRMLKVLRKAARGALESGDVPTRLRVVAFGRRIELEAPELDRIRQNALGGTAPVNLLRPRARKLLLDALWARSGAQGRHSDPELAAELRSSFDEDITSEDDFIAFLDAWWPELTPRGVLAAMADERRLGRWARRILNPGEVRRVARSLKRDGFSVHDVAVLDELQAVLGLPARPRRKRDLDPLDQLTGLEELMPVREETQRERAERLAQERTEYAHVIVDEAQDLTPMQWRMVGRRGRHATWTVVGDPAQSSWSDPDEAAEARDEALGSRPRRRFTLTVNYRNPAEIAELAAKVLALAMPGSESPSAVRSTGVEPRFVTAVRESLARTVRAEAARLLDLVDGTVGVVVAMNRRDEAARWLAGLGDRVVALGSLEAKGLEYDATVVVSPAEIADESPAGLRVLYVALTRATQQLTLVSGERDDPDEKGVPDLLRD, encoded by the coding sequence GTGGCCGCTCAGGTTCAGCAGGAAACGCTCGACTCCGCTCACGATTCGGTACGTGAGAAGGAGATCGGCGTCGAACAGGAACATCTGGACCGGGTGTACCGGCGTCTTGAGGAGAAGATCCACGAGGCCGAGTTCCTGATGAACGACGCGGCCCAGCGCGGTCAGGTCGGCACCCCCGGCGCGCTCGCCGAGCGGGACGCCCAGGTCTTCCGGGCGGGCATTCACCTCAACCGCCTGAACAACGAGTTCGAGGACTTCCTCTTCGGCCGTATCGACCTGCTGCTCGGCAAGGACGGCAAGAAGGGCCCGGACGGCGCGTACACCGCCGTCGAACCGGCCGAGGGCACCGTCCGTCCCGACAACACGGCCGACATCGCCGAGACCCTCCACATCGGCCGTATCGGCGTCCTGGACTCCGACTACGCGCCGCTGGTCATCGACTGGCGGGCCCCGGCGGCCGCACCCTTCTACCGCTCGACCCCGGTCGACCCCGGCCGGGTCGTACGCCGCCGGGTCATCCGCTCCAAGGGCCGCAAGGTGCTCGGCGTCGAGGACGACCTGATGCGCCCCGAGCTGAAGGCCTTCCTCGACGGCGGCGAGCTGCCCGTCATCGGCGACGGCGCCCTCATGGCCGCCCTCGGCCAGGCCCGCAGCCACACCATGCGCGACATCGTCGCCTCCATCCAGGCCGAACAGGACCTGGTGATCCGCGCCCCCGCCGCCTCCGTGACGTACGTCGAGGGCGGCCCGGGGACGGGCAAGACGGCCGTCGCCCTGCACCGCGCCGCGTACCTGCTCTACCAGGACCGGCGCCGGTACGCGGGCGGCATCCTGATCGTCTCCCCGACCCCGCTGCTGGTGGCGTACACCGAGGGCGTCCTGCCGTCCCTCGGCGAGGAGGGCCAGGTCGCCATCCGCGCGATCGGCTCACTGGCCGAGGACACGGGCGGCGCCGAGGCCACGCTGTACGACTCCCCGGCCGTGGCCCGCGCCAAGGGCTCGTACCGCATGCTCAAGGTGTTGCGGAAGGCCGCGCGGGGCGCGCTGGAGTCGGGCGACGTGCCCACCCGCCTCCGGGTCGTCGCCTTCGGCCGCCGTATCGAGCTGGAGGCGCCCGAACTGGACCGCATCCGCCAGAACGCGCTCGGCGGCACGGCCCCCGTCAACCTCCTGCGCCCCCGCGCCCGCAAGCTCCTCCTGGACGCCCTGTGGGCCCGGTCGGGGGCGCAGGGCCGCCACAGCGACCCGGAACTGGCCGCCGAACTGCGCTCCTCCTTCGACGAGGACATCACGAGCGAGGACGACTTCATCGCCTTCCTCGACGCCTGGTGGCCCGAGCTGACCCCGCGCGGAGTCCTGGCGGCCATGGCCGACGAGCGCCGCCTCGGACGCTGGGCCCGGCGCATCCTCAACCCGGGTGAGGTCCGCCGGGTCGCCCGCTCCCTGAAACGGGACGGCTTCTCGGTCCACGACGTCGCCGTGCTGGACGAACTGCAGGCCGTCCTCGGCCTCCCGGCCCGCCCCAGGAGGAAGCGCGATCTCGATCCCCTGGACCAGCTCACGGGCCTGGAGGAGCTGATGCCCGTCCGCGAGGAGACCCAGCGGGAGCGGGCCGAGCGGCTGGCGCAGGAGCGGACCGAGTACGCGCACGTCATCGTCGACGAGGCGCAGGACCTGACCCCGATGCAGTGGCGGATGGTGGGCCGTCGCGGACGCCACGCCACGTGGACGGTCGTGGGGGACCCCGCCCAGTCGTCCTGGTCCGACCCGGACGAGGCGGCCGAGGCCCGTGACGAGGCCCTGGGCAGCCGCCCGCGCCGCCGCTTCACCCTGACGGTCAACTACCGGAACCCGGCCGAGATCGCCGAACTGGCGGCGAAGGTGCTCGCGCTGGCCATGCCGGGCTCCGAGTCCCCGTCGGCGGTCCGCTCCACGGGCGTCGAGCCGCGCTTCGTCACCGCCGTACGGGAATCCCTGGCCCGCACGGTCCGCGCGGAGGCCGCGCGCCTGCTGGACCTCGTCGACGGCACGGTCGGCGTCGTCGTCGCCATGAACCGCCGCGACGAGGCCGCCCGCTGGCTGGCCGGCCTCGGCGACCGCGTCGTCGCCCTGGGCAGCCTGGAGGCGAAGGGCCTGGAGTACGACGCCACGGTGGTCGTCTCCCCGGCGGAGATCGCCGACGAGTCCCCTGCGGGGCTACGGGTGCTGTACGTGGCCCTCACCCGTGCGACGCAACAACTGACGCTGGTGTCGGGGGAGCGGGACGACCCGGACGAGAAGGGCGTCCCCGACCTGTTGCGCGACTGA
- a CDS encoding anti-sigma factor family protein: MPGSVQGAQGSGDNIHETVGAYALGILDDTEATQFEMHLATCEWCGQQLDELAGMEPMLAALADLPASQGTPAIGESLSAKPTTGLADRLVGEVVQHRAKKTRRNFFMLAAGVALIVGGPTAVFATTGGGDEEPPVASGPAQEAFIKMSAADKVSGTDASTQVSATIGMESKAWGTHAVLELKNVKGPEKCSLIAVGKNGERETVTSWSVPKWGYGIKNAKTEQARNPLYTHGGAAFTPDQIDHFEVLTFSGKKLVSVKA, encoded by the coding sequence ATGCCCGGGTCTGTGCAAGGAGCCCAAGGTTCCGGTGACAACATCCATGAAACCGTCGGCGCGTACGCCCTCGGGATACTGGACGACACCGAGGCCACCCAGTTCGAGATGCACCTCGCCACGTGCGAATGGTGCGGCCAGCAGCTGGACGAGCTGGCCGGTATGGAACCGATGCTGGCCGCGCTCGCGGACCTGCCCGCTTCCCAGGGCACACCGGCGATCGGCGAGTCCCTGTCCGCGAAACCGACCACCGGACTCGCGGACCGGCTGGTCGGCGAGGTCGTCCAGCACCGCGCGAAGAAGACCCGACGCAACTTCTTCATGCTGGCGGCCGGCGTGGCCCTGATCGTCGGCGGTCCGACGGCGGTGTTCGCGACGACGGGCGGCGGGGACGAGGAGCCGCCGGTGGCGTCCGGCCCGGCCCAGGAGGCCTTCATCAAGATGTCGGCGGCGGACAAGGTCTCGGGGACCGACGCGTCCACCCAGGTCAGTGCCACGATCGGCATGGAGTCCAAGGCCTGGGGCACGCACGCGGTCCTGGAGCTGAAGAACGTCAAGGGTCCGGAGAAGTGCTCGCTCATCGCCGTCGGCAAGAACGGCGAGCGCGAGACAGTCACCTCCTGGTCCGTCCCGAAGTGGGGCTACGGCATCAAGAACGCCAAGACGGAGCAGGCCAGAAACCCGCTCTACACCCACGGCGGTGCCGCCTTCACCCCGGACCAGATCGACCACTTCGAGGTCCTGACCTTCAGTGGGAAGAAGCTCGTCTCGGTCAAGGCGTGA
- a CDS encoding sigma-70 family RNA polymerase sigma factor — protein sequence MRKDSAVADERPHRARHRASQPSEPDEELMRALYREHAGPLLAYVLRLVAGDRQRAEDVVQETLIRAWKNAGQLNRATGSVRPWLVTVARRIVIDGHRSRQARPQEVDPSPLEVIPAEDEIDKALWLMTLSDALDDLTPAHREVLVETYFKGRTVNEAAETLGIPSGTVRSRVFYALRSMKLALEERGVTA from the coding sequence GTGCGCAAGGATTCCGCTGTGGCCGATGAACGCCCGCACAGGGCCCGTCATCGCGCATCACAGCCCTCAGAGCCAGACGAGGAGCTGATGCGCGCGCTGTACCGCGAGCACGCTGGACCCTTGCTCGCGTACGTGCTGCGTCTGGTCGCGGGCGATCGCCAGCGTGCCGAGGACGTTGTGCAGGAAACTCTCATCAGGGCCTGGAAGAACGCCGGTCAGCTCAATCGAGCGACCGGATCGGTACGCCCCTGGCTGGTGACGGTCGCACGTCGCATCGTCATCGACGGCCACCGCAGCCGGCAGGCCCGGCCGCAGGAGGTCGACCCGTCGCCGCTGGAGGTCATCCCCGCGGAGGACGAGATCGACAAGGCGTTGTGGCTGATGACACTGTCGGACGCGCTGGACGACCTGACCCCTGCCCACAGGGAGGTCCTGGTCGAGACCTATTTCAAAGGGCGTACGGTCAATGAGGCGGCCGAGACGCTTGGCATCCCCAGTGGCACCGTCCGCTCCCGGGTGTTCTACGCCCTGCGGTCGATGAAGCTGGCTCTAGAGGAGCGCGGGGTGACGGCATGA
- a CDS encoding CGNR zinc finger domain-containing protein has product MAHDPRFDCGHLCLDFLATTHPEEQLDSADRLRGWITAAGLVPEGTPLDHIAPPWLVGFRELRGHIGQLVRGEPDRKPDSRPFDISLARVNELARAATPALRAVRTDDGTLTRALDHTPDCAALLALIARDTVELLTDPVACAGLRRCAGDNCPIVYVDTSRGRRRRWCSSEICGNRERVARHRRRAALARA; this is encoded by the coding sequence ATGGCACATGACCCCCGCTTCGACTGCGGTCACCTCTGCCTGGACTTCCTCGCGACCACCCACCCCGAGGAACAACTCGACTCGGCGGACCGACTGCGCGGGTGGATCACCGCGGCCGGCCTGGTCCCCGAAGGCACCCCCCTCGACCACATCGCCCCGCCCTGGCTCGTCGGCTTCCGGGAACTCCGCGGGCACATCGGCCAGTTGGTCCGGGGCGAACCGGACCGCAAGCCCGACTCCCGCCCCTTCGACATCTCCCTGGCGAGGGTCAACGAACTGGCCCGCGCGGCCACCCCGGCCCTGCGGGCCGTCCGCACGGACGACGGCACGCTCACCCGCGCCCTGGACCACACCCCCGACTGCGCCGCCCTGCTCGCCCTGATCGCCAGAGACACCGTGGAGCTGCTCACCGACCCCGTGGCGTGCGCAGGCCTGCGCAGGTGCGCGGGCGACAACTGCCCCATCGTGTACGTCGACACCTCCCGCGGCCGACGCCGCCGCTGGTGCTCCAGCGAGATCTGCGGCAACCGCGAACGCGTGGCCCGCCACCGCCGCCGAGCGGCCCTGGCCCGCGCCTAG
- a CDS encoding uroporphyrinogen-III synthase translates to MDRMDRTVQTEHGPLAGFTVGVTAARRADELGALLQRRGAAVLHAPALRIVPLADDSELLAATKDLLDLQPDIVVATTAIGFRGWIEAADGWGLGEALLDRLRGVEVLARGPKVKGAIRAAGLTEEWSPSSESMAEVLDRLLEQGVEGRRIAIQLHGEPLPGFVESLRAAGAEVVGVPVYRWMPPEDITPMDRLLDSAVGRGLDALTFTSAPAAASLLSRAEDRGLLPELLNALNHDVLPACVGPVTALPLQAHGVDTVQPERFRLGPLVQLLCQELPGRARTLPIAGHRVEIRGHAVLVDGDLRPVPPAGMSLLRALCRRPGWVVPRSDLLRALPGSGRDEHAVETAMARLRTSLGTPKLIQTVVKRGYRLALDPAADTKYDA, encoded by the coding sequence ATGGATCGGATGGATCGGACAGTGCAGACGGAACACGGGCCACTCGCGGGGTTCACCGTGGGGGTCACGGCCGCCCGCCGGGCCGACGAACTCGGAGCGCTCCTCCAGCGCCGCGGAGCCGCCGTCCTCCACGCCCCCGCCCTGCGCATCGTGCCGCTCGCCGACGACAGCGAACTGCTCGCCGCGACCAAGGACCTGCTCGACCTGCAACCCGACATCGTGGTGGCGACGACCGCGATCGGATTCCGTGGCTGGATCGAGGCGGCGGACGGCTGGGGCCTGGGCGAGGCCCTCCTCGACCGGCTGCGGGGGGTCGAAGTCCTGGCACGCGGGCCGAAGGTGAAGGGCGCGATCCGGGCCGCCGGCCTCACCGAGGAGTGGTCCCCCTCCTCCGAATCCATGGCCGAGGTACTCGACCGGCTGCTGGAGCAGGGTGTCGAAGGCCGCCGTATCGCCATCCAGCTCCACGGTGAACCGCTCCCCGGCTTCGTGGAGTCCCTGCGCGCCGCCGGAGCGGAGGTCGTGGGGGTCCCCGTCTACCGCTGGATGCCCCCCGAGGACATCACCCCCATGGACCGCCTCCTCGACTCGGCGGTCGGCCGCGGCCTCGACGCCCTCACCTTCACCAGCGCCCCGGCGGCGGCGTCCCTGCTCTCCCGCGCCGAGGACCGGGGCCTGCTCCCGGAGTTGCTCAACGCCCTCAACCACGACGTCCTCCCCGCCTGCGTGGGTCCGGTGACGGCCCTCCCACTCCAGGCCCACGGCGTGGACACGGTCCAGCCCGAGCGTTTCCGCCTCGGCCCCCTGGTCCAGCTCCTCTGCCAGGAACTTCCCGGGCGCGCCCGCACCCTGCCCATCGCCGGCCACCGTGTGGAGATCCGCGGCCACGCGGTCCTGGTCGACGGCGACCTCCGCCCCGTCCCCCCGGCCGGTATGTCCCTGCTGCGGGCGCTGTGCCGCAGGCCGGGCTGGGTCGTCCCCCGCTCGGACCTCCTGCGGGCACTCCCCGGCTCCGGTCGCGACGAACACGCCGTCGAGACGGCGATGGCCCGCCTCCGCACGTCCCTCGGCACCCCGAAACTGATCCAGACCGTGGTAAAACGCGGCTACCGCCTGGCCCTGGACCCGGCAGCGGACACGAAGTACGACGCGTGA
- a CDS encoding nitrate/nitrite transporter has product MTAPSTAPAPSRGGRWIEHWDPENEAFWNETGEKVARRNLIFSVLSEHIGFSVWTVWSVMVLFMGPEYGLTPADKFFLVSMATLVGAIVRIPYTFAVALFGGRNWTVVSASLLLIPTVAAFLVMEPGTSFNTFLICAMLAGIGGGNFASSMTNINAFFPLRKKGWALGLNAGGGNIGVPVVQLIGLAVIGAGGGPRVLLGVYIPFIVIAAVLAWVKMDNIAELKNDTGAAKEAVKDAHTWIMSFLYIGTFGSFIGYSFAFGLVLQTQFGRTPLESAYVTFIGPLLGSLIRPVGGALADKYGGAKITLWNYVAMAGATGVIVIASMQKSLPLFTTAFIVLFVLSGLGNGSTFKMIPGIFQAKALAKGLEGEEAAAYGRRLSGATMGIIGAVGALGGLGINLAFRQSFLTVGSGTGAFVSFLAFYGVCFAVTWAVYLRRPASNTSAKTATTEAKPQLSYAEV; this is encoded by the coding sequence ATGACAGCCCCGAGCACTGCCCCCGCACCAAGCAGGGGAGGCCGCTGGATCGAGCACTGGGATCCCGAGAACGAGGCCTTCTGGAACGAGACCGGCGAGAAGGTCGCCCGCCGCAACCTGATCTTCTCGGTCCTCTCGGAGCACATCGGCTTCTCCGTCTGGACCGTCTGGTCGGTGATGGTGCTGTTCATGGGCCCCGAGTACGGGCTCACGCCGGCCGACAAGTTCTTCCTCGTCTCGATGGCCACGCTGGTCGGCGCCATCGTCCGCATCCCCTACACCTTCGCGGTGGCGCTCTTCGGCGGACGCAACTGGACGGTCGTCTCCGCGAGCCTGCTGCTCATCCCGACGGTCGCGGCGTTCCTCGTGATGGAGCCGGGGACCTCGTTCAACACGTTCCTGATCTGCGCGATGCTCGCCGGTATCGGCGGCGGCAACTTCGCCTCCTCCATGACCAACATCAACGCCTTCTTCCCGCTGCGGAAGAAGGGCTGGGCGCTCGGCCTCAACGCGGGCGGCGGCAACATCGGCGTCCCGGTCGTGCAGCTCATCGGTCTCGCCGTCATCGGGGCCGGCGGCGGTCCGCGCGTCCTGCTGGGGGTCTACATCCCCTTCATCGTGATCGCCGCCGTCCTGGCCTGGGTCAAGATGGACAACATCGCGGAGCTGAAGAACGACACCGGCGCCGCCAAGGAAGCCGTCAAGGACGCCCACACCTGGATCATGTCCTTCCTCTACATCGGCACCTTCGGCTCCTTCATCGGCTACAGCTTCGCCTTCGGCCTCGTCCTGCAGACCCAGTTCGGCCGTACGCCGCTGGAGTCCGCGTACGTCACCTTCATCGGCCCCCTGCTCGGCTCGCTGATCCGGCCGGTGGGCGGCGCGCTCGCCGACAAGTACGGCGGCGCCAAGATCACCCTGTGGAACTACGTCGCCATGGCCGGCGCCACCGGCGTCATCGTCATCGCCTCCATGCAGAAGTCGCTGCCGCTGTTCACCACCGCGTTCATCGTGCTCTTCGTCCTCAGCGGTCTGGGCAACGGCTCCACCTTCAAGATGATCCCGGGCATCTTCCAGGCCAAGGCCCTCGCCAAGGGGCTGGAGGGCGAGGAGGCCGCGGCCTACGGACGCCGCCTCTCCGGAGCCACCATGGGCATCATCGGCGCGGTCGGCGCACTCGGCGGCCTCGGCATCAACCTGGCCTTCCGCCAGTCCTTCCTCACGGTCGGCTCCGGCACCGGCGCCTTCGTCAGCTTCCTCGCCTTCTACGGTGTCTGCTTCGCGGTGACCTGGGCCGTATACCTTCGGCGCCCGGCCTCGAACACCTCCGCGAAGACGGCCACGACGGAGGCGAAGCCGCAGCTCAGCTACGCCGAGGTGTGA